The genomic interval GAAGTTGCCGGGCGTGATCTCGTTGCGGAAGCTCTTGCCGATCTGGGCGATGCCGAACGGAGGCTTCATGCGCGAGCTCGAGAGCACGTTCGCGAAGTTCACGAAGATGCCCTGTGCCGTCTCGGGGCGCAGGTAGTGCATGCCCTCTTCGTCGTCGACCGGTCCGAGGAAGGTCTTGAGGAGCCCGGAGAACGCACGCGGCTCGGTCCACTGACCGCGCGTGCCGCAGTTCTCGCAGACGATCTCGGCGAGGCCGCCCTCGGGGGCGCGCCCCTTCTTCTCCTCGAAGGACTCGATGAGGTGGTCTTCGCGGTAGCGCTTGTGGCACTGCGTGCACTCGACGAGCGGGTCGGAGAAGACGTCGACGTGGCCGGAGGCCTCCCACACCTGACGCGGGAGGATCACAGAGGAGTCGATGCCGACGATGTCGTCACGGCGCTGGACCATGAACTTCCACCACTCGCGCTTGATGTTCTCCTTGAGCGCGGTGCCGAGGGGACCGTAGTCCCACGCGGAACGCGACCCGCCGTAGATCTCACCCGCCTGGTACACGAATCCGCGACGCTTTGCGAGCGAGATGACCTGGTCGAGCGGGTTGGACGATGCCACGAGTGACTCCAAGATCGGTCGGGCCGCGCTGGCTTGCGCGGTCTGAGGGGTGTGAATACCCCAGCCTATCGAGCGGATGCGGGTGCCCCGCACAGCCGGGCTGCTGGCGCGGCGCGCTCAGCCGCGAACGGCGCGCACGATCGCCGTGACATCCTCTTCGGTGTTCCAGATGTGGAATGAGGCGCGCGCACGGCCAGCGCGCCCGGAGATGCGGATGCCCGCGTCGATCATGGTCGCGAGCTGGGTGCCGTCGGGGTCGGGCCAGGAGATGATCGCCTGCCGCTGAACGGGCAGGTCGAGTTCGTGGCAGAGCAGCTCGCCGAGCCCCGCTGTGTGGTCCCACACCTCTCGGATGTCGAGGTCGGCGAAGAGACCGATCGACTGCTCGGCGCCCACCCACGCCTGCCACGCGGGCGAGACATCGAATCGGCGAGCGTCGGATGCGAGCGTGATGTCGGGGCCGTAGCAGCTCTGCCATACGTGCTCCCCCGCGTACCAGCCGGCCTGCAGGGGCCGGATGATCCGCTGCAGCTCCTCCGTGACGGTGAGGAAGCACACGCCACGCGGCGAACAGAGCCACTTGTAGGTGTGGCACACCGTGAGGTCGAAGAGCGAGGCATCGACCGGGTGCACGCCCGCCGCCTGGGTGACGTCGCAGAATGTGTAGGCGCCGTGCGCCGTTGCGGCCTCGCGGATGGCGTCCACGTCGGCAACGACACCTGTCGCCGACTGCACGAGCGAGAAGACGACCATCCAGGTGTCGTCGGTGATGGATGCCGCCAGGTCTTCGAGCGGCACGCTGCGCACGCGAACTCCTCCGCGCTCCTGGAAGGGCGTGATGATCGATGAGAAGTCGCGCGCGACGGTGAGCACCTCCGCCCCGTCCGGCACGGCTGCCGCCACGAGGGATGCCTGCACCGAGGTCTGAGATCCGGCGGCGACCCGCGATGCCGGCACTCCGACGAGTCGCGCATAGGCCGCGCGCGTGGCCTCGGCGATCGCGTCGTAGCCCTGGGGGTCGCGGTCTGCCCGCGCCCAGGCATCCAGATCCGCCCGGAGCGCCTCGACGGCGCGGCGCGGCGGGATGCCGATCGAGGCGGCGGCCACATAGCCACGCGGACCGCCGAATTCGGAGATCGCCGCCGCGAGCGAGGCAGAGGGAACGAGCGCAGTCGTCATGCGTCCAGGGTCAGCCCCGACCATTCATTCCACAAGGGCATATGCGGAATGAAATGCATTCCGTAGTGTTATGTGATGGATCTCGATCTGCAGTCGGTGCGCATCGTGCGTGCGATCGCCGAGCATGGCAGCATCTCGGGCGCCGCGCGTGCGCTCGGCTACAGCCAGCCCGCCATCAGCCAGCATCTGCGGCGCGCGGAACAGCGATTGGGCGCGCCGCTCGTGATGCGCGCCGGTCGCGGCGTGCGGCTGACCGAACCCGGCGCCGTGCTCGCGCGCCACGCGGTCGCGATCACCCGCGCACTCGATGCGGCGCGCGGCGACCTGTCCGATCTCGTCGGCCTGCGCACCGGCACGGTGCGCATCGCGGCGTTCCCCACGGCGTCGTCGACGATCATCCCCCGACTTCTGCGCGACCTCCACGACGAGCTTCCGGGGCTGACGGTCACCTACATCGAGGCAGAACCGCCCGAAGCGCTCACGATGCTCCGCGACGCGAGCGTCGACCTGGCGATCACCTTCGCCTATCCGGGCGACCGCGCCGACCCGCATCGCGAATCCGAGGGCCCGCTCGAGACGATCCCCCTCTTCACGGAGCCCGTGGTCATCGCGCTCCCCGAGCACCACCCGCTCGCCTCCGACGGAGCGCCGGTGGAGCTCGCGAAGCTCGGCACGGAGCGATGGATCGCCGGCTGTCCGCTCTGTCGCGGCCATCTGCTCGCCGCCTGCGAGGCCGTCGGGGTCGATCCGCAGATCGAGCTCGAGACCGACAACGCGGTCGCCGTGCTCAACCTCGTGGCCGCGGATCTCGGCGTCGCCCTGCTCCCGCGTCTCGCACTCGCGACGGCGGCACCGCCGCCTGGAGCCGTCGTGCGGGCGACCGCGCCGTCGAGCGACCGGTCGATCCAGGTCGTCGCGCAGCTCGGAGCCAGACGGGTTCCGAGCATCGCCGCGGTTCTGGCGAGAATCGAGCAGTTCTCGGGGGACGATTGGGGCCTCTCGAGCGAGATGGACCCCGTTGCTTCGGCGAGCGTCACCCCAGGCGTGAGACGCGCCTGACGGCCTCCCCCACCTCGCGCGCGATCGCGCGCGCCCCATCGGGGTCGACCTCCGAGGGCAAGGTGAGGCGCACAGCCGTCTGGGCGACCTCGGGTGCGAGACCGATCGCGAGGAGTGCCCGGGAGGGCTCGTCGTCCTCGGCCGAGCATGCGGAGCCCGACGAGCACGCGATCCCCCGCGACTCGAGCTCCAGAAGAACGGCCTCCCCCGCCGTCCCGGGGAAGCAGAACGAGGCGTGAGACGCGAGGCGCTCCCGGCGCGACCCGGTCAGGAGAGCACCAGGTACCAGAGCCAGAACTCCATCGATGAGCGCATCGCGCGCGTCGATCCGGGCGGCCGTCTTGCGCTCCGCAGCGGCGAGCTGCAGGGCGGTCGCAAGTCCCACCGCACCCGCGACGTTCTCGGTGCCCGAGCGCCGACCGCGCTCCTGCCCTCCCCCGTGCACGAGCGGCTCGATGGGCAGCGCAGCGCGCAGCGCGACGGCGCCGATTCCCCGGGGCGCACCGATCTTGTGGCCCGCGATGCTCACCGCGTCGGTGCCGAGCGCTGCGAGCCCCACCGGGAGGGAAGCCGCCGACTGCACGGCATCCGTATGGAACGGCACGCCAGCGCCGCGCGCGACTGCGGCGAGCGCCTCGATGGGCTGGATCGTCCCGATCTCGTTGCTCGCGTGCTGGATGGTGACGAGGCTCGAATCGACGCGGATCGCCTGCGACAGCTCCTCCGGGTCGACGCGACCGTCTGCGTCGACCGCGACCTCCGTCACCGAGAACCCGTGACGACGCACGAGGTAGTCGATCGACGCGTGCACCGCCTCGTGCTCGAGCGGGCTCGTGACGATGTGCCGACCACGCGGGGCGCCGAGCGCGACCCCCTTGATGGCGAGATTCGCACCCTCGGTTCCCCCCGATGTGAACACGACCTCGCTTGCGCGGCATCCGAGATGCTCGGCGACGACAGCACGCGCCTCGGCGAGCGCGTCGGCCGCCCTCCGCCCCACCTCGTGCCGGCTCGACGGGTTGCCGAAGATGCCGTGCACCCCACCGGTGAGGAACGGCAGCATCGCCTCCAGCACCTCACGGCGCACGGGCGTCGTCGCGGCCGTGTCGAGATAGAGGAGTCCGGCGCTCACGCCGCGCTCACGCCGATGTCGAGCCCGAGGTCGAGGGCACGCGCGCTGTGCGTGAGAGCGCCCACCGAGATGACGTCGACCCCCGTCTCCGCGATCGCGCGCACCGTGTCGAGCGAGACGCCGCCTGACGCCTCGACGACGGCGCGACCCGCGACGAGTCGCACGCCCGCACGGAGGTCGTCGAGGGTGAAGTTGTCGAGCATGATCGTGTCGACTCCCGCGTCCACGACCTCCTCGACCTGATCGAGCCGGTCGACCTCGACCTCCAGGTGCACGGTGTGGCCGAGCTGTGCGCGGGCACCCCGGATCGCCTCGCCGAGAGGCACGCCCGCCGCGGCGAGGACGGCGAGGTGGTTGTCCTTGGCCATCACGGCATCCGAGAGCGAGAAGCGATGGTTGCGCCCTCCGCCGTCGCGCACCGCCTGCCGTTCGAGCACGCGCAGTCCCGGGGTCGTCTTGCGGGTGTCGACGATGCGGGCACGTGTGCCGTCGACGGCTGCGACGTAGTGCGCAGTGAGTGTCGCGATGCCGCTCATGCGCTGCACGAGATTGAGCGCGATCCGCTCCCCCCGCAGCACTCCGCGAGCCGAACCGGTGATGTTCGCGAGCACGGTACCCGCGTCGAACGCATCCCCGTCGCGCGCGAGCGTCTCGACCCGGATGTCGGGATCCACCAGCTGGAAGACCCGACGAACCACCTCGACACCCGAGAGCACCCCGGGCTCGCGCGCCACCAGCTGGGCTGTCGCCATCGCATCCGCGGGCACGAACACCTCGCTCGTGAGGTCGCCCCACGGGGCGTCCTCGGCGAGCGCTCGGGCGATGATGTCGTCGATCTGCGCGCTCATCGCACAGCTCCTTCCAGGGTGCGGGCGGGGTGCAGCCAGGCGCGGGCCAGCCGTTCGTCGTTCTCAGGATCCGGGTGATCGACGCGGTGGTGCGCCCCTCGGGACTCCTCGCGCGCGAGGGCGGCGTGGGCGGTGAGCCGAGCCAGGTCGAGCAGGTTGCGGTCCTCGATCGCGGCGATGTCGTCGCCGACGACCTCCCATGCGTCGAGGGTGCGGATCGCAGCGACGAGCCCCGCGGCATCGCGCGAGAGTCCCACCGCCTGCCACATGAGGTCCTGGATCTCCGCACGCCGCGGTCGTCGTGCCTCGCCGGGTCGGCGGCCGGGGATCGCCTCGACACGGACGCCGCGCTCCGTCACCAGCGCGCCCGGGTGCGGAGCGTCGAGCGCATCGACGACCCGCCACGCGAAGACGAGCGACTCGAGGAGCGAGTTCGATGCGAGACGATTCGCGCCGTGCACGCCCGTGCAGGCCGCCTCCCCGATCGCGAAGAGCCCCGGCACGCTCGTGCGACCCTCCAGATCAGTGCGGATGCCGCCCATCTCGTAGTGCGCCGCCGGCGTCACGGGGATCGCCTCGCGCGTCCAGTCGAAGCCGTGCGCGCGGGTCATCCGGGTGAGGGTCGGGAAGCGCCCTGCGAGATAACCTGCGCCGCGAGCGCTCTCGACGCCTGTCGCGTCGAGGAGCACAGGACGTCCGCCCTGGCGCGCCATCGCCTCCGCGATTCCTCGCGCGACGACGTCGCGGGGCGCGAGCTCGGCATCCGGATGCACGGCGAGCATGAAGCGGTCACCCCGCTCATCGACCAGCACGGCACCCTCACCGCGGACGGCCTCCGAGATGAGGGGACTGCCGTCTGCCGCGAGTGCCGTCGGGTGGAACTGGACGAATTCCGCATCCGCGATCTCCGCGCCCGCTCGCCACGCGGCGGCGATGCCGTCACCCGTCGCCACACGCGGGTTCGTGGTGTGCCGGTACAGCTGTCCCGCACCCCCCGACGCGATGATGACGGCGTCGGCCAGCAGGCGCACGGCCGCCCCGTCGACGCGCATCGCGTCGATGCCGATCACGCGTGGTTGCCCCTGCGTCTCCTCGAGCACCAGATCGCTCATCACGGTGTGCTCGTGCACCTCGACCGCGGTCGCGCGCACGGCACGCAGCAGTGCGACTTCGATCGCGAGTCCCGTCGCGTCGCCGCCCGCGTGGAGCACCCGCCGCTGCGAATGCGCTGCCTCGTGCCCTCGAGCGAGTGCGCCGTCTCGGTCGCGGTCGAACTCCACCCCGAGCGCGATGAGATCGCGCACGCGCGCAGGGCCCTCCGTGCACAGCACCTCGACCGCCCGCGGATCGCAGAGGCCCGCGCCCGCCGCGAGCGTGTCGGCGATGTGCCGCTCGGGCGAGTCACCAGGCGCGAGGGCCGCGGCGATCCCGCCCTGCGCGTACTTCGTGTTCGATTCGGCGAGTTCGGCCTTCGTCACGAGCACGACGTCGTGGTGCGCGCTCGCCCGGTACGCGGCGATGAGCCCGGCGATTCCGGTGCCCACCACGATCACCCGCACCCTCAGCTCCGCGGCTTCGCGGCGAGCATGCGCTCGAGAGCGATGCCGGCATCCGCCGCGACGTCGTCCCCGACGCGGATCCGGTTGACGCTCTTCCCCGCCACGAGCGACTCGAGGACCCACGCGAGGTAGCCGGGGTGGATGCGGTACATCGTCGAGCACGGGCACACCACCGGGTCGAGGCAGAAGATCGTGTGCTGCGGGAACTCGGCGGAGAGGCGGTTCACCATGTTGATCTCGGTGCCGATCGCGAAGGTCGTGGGCTCGGTCGCGGCGGCGACCGCCTTGCGGATGTGGTCGGTCGAGCCCGCCTCGTCGGCCGCATCGACGACGGCCATCGGGCACTCGGGGTGCACGATCACGCGCACGCCCGGGTGCTCGGCACGGGCGTTCTCGATCTGGGCGACCGTGAAGCGCTTGTGCACCGAGCAGAATCCATGCCACAGCACGACCTGCGCGTCGAGCAGCTCCTCGCGAGTGCTGCCGCCCAGGGGCTTCCGCGGGTTCCACATCGGCATCCGCTCGAGCGGCACACCCATCTTCTTCGCGGTGTTGCGGCCGAGGTGCTGGTCGGGGAAGAAGAGCACACGCTGGCCTCGGGCGAACGCCCACTCCAGCACCGTCTCTGCGTTCGAGCTCGTGCACACGATGCCGCCGTGGCGTCCGCAGAATGCCTTGAGGGCGGCCGAGGAGTTCATGTAGGTGACGGGGATGACGGGCACGCGGCCATGCGCATCCGGCTCGGTGCCGTACAGCGCTTCGAGCTGCTCCCAGCATTCCTCGACCGAGTCGATGTCGGCCATGTCGGCCATCGAGCATCCGGCGGCGAGGTTCGGCAGGATCACCTCCTGGTGGGGCTGCGCGAGGATGTCGGCCGTCTCGGCCATGAAGTGCACACCGCAGAAGACGATCGCCTCCGCAGTCGGCACGGTCTGCGCGGCATTGGCGAGCTGGAACGAGTCACCCAGGAAATCGGCGTGCTGCACGATCTCGTCGCGCTGATAGAAGTGCCCCAGCACGACCACGCGGTCGCCGAGCGCGGCCTTCGCGGCGCGGATCCGCTCGTGCAGCTCTTCGGCCGCGGCATGGCGGTATTCCTCGGGCAGCTCACCCTGGCGCGGTGATCCGGTGGGGATGATGTCGCCCATCGAGGCGCCCGGGCCGTACTGCAGGATGCCGTCGAACTCCCACGGGGCTGAGGCGAGCGCGGGACTGCAGGCTTCCGCTGGCTGCCCTGCGGCGTCGCGGCCCGTGGTGCGGATGAGCTGGATGGCGGTCTCGACCGATGTCATGGCGTGTCCTTGGGGGGTGGTGGTGTGACGTGCGGATCAGAGGGTTTCGGCGGAGGTGAGGGGTCCGTTGTCGGCGAGAGGCGCGCTCGTGTCGTAGCGGTAGAGCTTCGGCGGTCGATGGCGCCCGCCCGTGGCGAGCTCCCCCGTCGCGACGACGGATCCGGAGGACTCCATCTGCCGACGGAAGTTCGCCGGGTCGAGGGGGCGCTGCAGCACGATCTCGTGCACGCGGCGCAGCTCGGCGAGGGTGAAGGTGGGGCCGAGGAACGCATGGGCGATGCGGGCGTATTCGAGCTTGTTGCGCAGTCGCCAGAGCGCGTAGTCGACGATGAGGTTGTGGTCGAAGGCGAGCTCGGGGAGCTCGTCGGCCGAGAACCAGGCGACGTTCTCGTCGTCGACCGTGCGTTCGGCTTCGTCACCGCGGACGAGCGCCCAGTACGCGATCGAGACGACGCGGCCCGTGGGCGAGCGATCCGGCTCGCCGAATGCGTAGAGCTGCTCGAGGTAGCGGGGCGCGAGCCCTGTCGTCTCGGCGAGCTTGCGTGCCGCAGTGCTCGCGAGGCTCTCGCGGGCGTCGGCCGCGCCGCCGGGCAGCGTCCAACGCCCGAGGTACGGCTCGCGCGTGCGGCGCACGAGCGGCACCTGCAGCATGACCTCGCCGTGCGCGTCGGGGCGCAGAGCGAAGATCACGGTCGAGACCGCGAGATCGATGCCGTCCGTCATGCCGTCTCCTGTTCGGGTCAAACTGACTTGAACTGAGGCTAGCACTAAAGGTCAGAGCGACTGCAACTCACCCGAACGCAGAGCGACCCGTATCGGGCGAGTCGCTCAGCGGGTCAGCAGACCGGCGTCGAGCGTGAACTGCGCGCCCGTGGCGTAGCGGGCGCGATCGCTCACGAGGTAACGCACGAGCTCGGCGACATCCGACGTCTCGATCCACGGAACACCCGGCAGCAGATTGCCGGCGCTGCGCTCGGCGATCTCCTGCGCCGTCGCCCCCTCGAGCGCCGCGAGCCCGTCGTTCATGGGAGTGTCGACGCCCGTCGGATGGATCGACACGACGCGCACGCCGAACGGCGCCAGCTCGATCGCCCACGCCTTGGTGAGGCCCGTGAGGCCGTGCTTCGACGCGACATAGTGCGAGAGGCGATTGCCCCCGCGCAGGCCCATGACGCTCGAGTTGTTGACGATCACCCCGTGCGCCGAGCGCTTCAGATGCGGCACGGCGGCACGCGCCACCACGAACGGTCCCGTGAGATTGATGCCGATCATCGACTCCCACTCCGCGTCCGTCATCGACTCGAGCTCGGCGTACGCCACGATGCCCGCATTGTTGATGAGGATGTCGATCCCGCCGAACTCCGCGACGGCGGCATCCACCGCACGTTGCACTGCCTCCGCGTCGCGCACATCCGCGAGCGCCGGGATCGCTCGCCCACCCGCGGCGACGATCTCATCGACGAGCTCCTCGAGTTCGGCCGTGGAGCCCTGGGGGTAGGCGGGGTACTCGAGCTTCGCGCCCACATCGAGGGCGACGATCGCGGCACCGTCGGCGGCGAGCGCACGCGCGATCGCTCGCCCCTGGCCGTGCGCGGCCCCCGTCACGAAGGCGACACGACCCGCGAGGGGTGCGTCACTCGGTGCGGTCATCGCCGGGCTTGCGGAAGTCGTACAGCACCTCGTCGAGCGGCACGCGCCCGACCGAGTTGAAGAGGTTGGTCGCAACCATGAGCCCCGCGAACGCCACGAGCATGAGACGCAGCTTCGGCTGGAACGCCTGCTCGACGCGCGCACGGAAGGCATCCGGGATGTCGTTCGGCGCCGTCGCGATGAGCTTGCCCCACTCGAGCAGCAGCTGCTCGGTCTCGGTGACCTCCGGGTTGTCGGGGTCGTCGCCGTTCTCGATGAGGATGCGACGGAAGAACACCGAGCAGACGAGGCAGTCGTTCGCGTCCGAGATCGCATATGAGAACAGCGAGACGGCCCGCTCCCCGATGTACGGCTCGAGCTCGTCCTTGAGGGTGTACCACTCCATGTACGCGTTGAAGCTCGGCACGTGACCGAGCAGCGTCCGCTTCATGTTGGTGATGCGACCGCCGTGCGTCTCGATCTGGCGTTCGGCGGCGGTGAGAGCCTCGGACGAGAGCTCCGCATCCGAGGAGATGGGGAGGAAGGTCATGCTCTCAGCCTAGAGCGATAAGGGGCGCTCTCTCCCTAGGCGGCGACACGCGACGTCGCAGGGGCCACGGGCTCCACGCTGTCGAAGACACCCCGACGGATGGCCTGGAACACCTCGACTGCCCCTTCGGCCAGCCGACCGTGTCCGGCGACGACGGCGCGACGCGAGCGCAGATCGTCGCGGATCGCGAGATCGGCCTTCGTGTCGACGACGCGCGCGCCGAGCGAGCGGGCCCAGGCTGCCGTCATCTCGGCGACGAGCGGGTCGGATGATTCCACGCGGACATCGTCTCCGCGTCCGAACGGGCGCGTGCGCACGAGAGCCCGGGCGATGAGGCCGGGGCCGAGGTAGCTCACGACCTGCTCGTCGGTGACCCAGTGGGGAACGCCGAGCACGTCACGCTGTTCGCGCAGCACGAGCTCGCCGATCTGCTCGCCTCCGGCGCGCCAGGCGACGCGGTCCTTGGGGGCGAATCCGTTGGTGTCGGGGCCTGCCGCATCCACGACACCGACGACGAAACCGCGTCCGCGCATCGTCGGACGCAGGCGCAGGACGCCCAGAGTCGGGCGAGGAACAGTACGGGTGCTAGTCATCGTGATGGATATAACTCAAGGGATCGGGTATTCATTCCCGCACATGGATCCCAGAGTTCGCTGTGACACTCGTGTCCGATTCCCGCTGGTCGCGTCCGGTGTCCGGTGCGAGAGTGGGTGCGTGACGGACGACGACCGGCTCTTCCACGCGCGCTACGGCGCGCTCGCCTCGCGCGACACCCGCTTCGACGGGCAGTTCATCGCAGGCGTGCACTCGACGGGCATCTACTGTCGCCCCAGCTGCCCCGCGGTCACCCCGAAACCCGGCAATGTGAGCTTCTACCTCACCGCGGCGGCCGCGCACGAGGCCGGACTGCGCGCATGCAAACGCTGCCAGCCGGATGCCGTTCCCGGCTCCCCCGCCTGGAACCTGCGCGACGACCTCGCGGCCCGTGCCATGCGCCTCATCCAGGATGGCGTCGTGGAACGCGAGGGCGTGCCCGGCCTCGCGCAGCGCCTCGGCTACACCACACGGCACCTCACCCGCGTGCTCACCACGGAGCTCGGGGCCGGCCCGCTCGCACTCGCACGCGCCCATCGCGCGCAGACGGCTCGCACCCTGCTCGCCACGACGGAGCTGCCCGCCTCGGACATCGCGTACGCGGCGGGTTTCGGCAGCGTGCGCCAGTTCAACGACACGATCACCGCCGTGTATCGGGCGACGCCGACCGAGCTGCGCGCACTCGCACGCAGGGGCGGCCGGCGCGAGACGGCACAGGGCACGCACCCGGGCACCCTCAGCCTGCGCCTTCCCGCCCGCCCGCCGTTCGACCGCGAAGGCGTCTTCCGCTTCCTCGCCGACCACGCCGTGCCGGGGCTCGAGGACGGCGACGATTCCTCGTTCCGTCGGTCCCTCGACCTGCCGGGCGGACGCGCCGAGGTCGAGGTCGCCGCCGACCCTGATGCTCCCGGGCTCGTGGCCCGCATCCGGCTCGCGCGGCTCTCGGATGTCGCTGCGGCCGTCGCCCGCCTGCGCCGGGCCTTCGACCTGGATGCCGACTCCCCCGCGATCGATGCCGCCCTGGGCGCAGACCCGCATCTCGGCCCCCTCGTCACGCGCGTGCCCGGCATCCGCATCGCCGGTGCATTCGATCCGGCGGAAGCGCTCATCCGCACACTCGTCGGGCAGCAGATCTCGGTCGCCTCCGCGCGGACCGTGCTCGGGCGACTCGTCGCGGAGCTCGGAGAGGGGAGCTTTCCCGACGCGGCGACGATCGCGGCTCGAGGCCGCACGGTACTGCGCGGCCCTGAGGCCCGCATCGAGACCATCGTGCGCATCGCCGAGGCGCTCGCCGACGGCTCCCTCGCGCTCGACATCGGCATGCCCATCGACGAGTTCCGCGCGATGCTGCTCGCGCAGCGCGGCATCGGCCCCTGGACGGCGGACTATCTCGCGATGCGGGTGCTCGGAAACCCCGACGTGCTCCCCGTCGACGATCTCGTCATCCGGCAGTCGGCGGCGGCGCTTGGGCTTCCGGCAGGTCGCGGCGACCTCGCACGAGCTGGCGCAGCGTGGTCGCCCTGGCGCAGCTACGCCGCCCTGCACCTGTGGCGGGCACGCCCCCCACGAGAGCCGCGTTCGTCGTAACATGCCCCCATGCCCGTCGAGACGAGCCACGACCCCGAGCGTGACGAGACCGAGCGTGACGAGACCGAGGCCGAGCGCCTGGATCGCAACTGGACCGAGATCCTGCAGGAGCTGCGCGTGGTGCAGACGGGAACCCAGATCCTCACGGGCTTCCTGCTGACGGTCCCCTTCCAACAGCGCTTCGCCGAGATCGACAGCCGCGACGTCATCATCTACCTCATGCTCGTGGGGCTCTCCGCGCTCGCGACGATCCTCGCCCTCACCCCGGTGAGCCTCCACCGCGGCCTGTTCCGCAAGCGCGCGCGGCCGTTTCTCGTCACCGCCTCCAACCGCATCCTCCGCGTCACGCTCGTCGCGGTGCTCCTGACGCTCGCCGGCACGACGCTCCTCATCTTCGATCTCGTGGCCGGCGCCGCAGCCGGCGTCATCGCGGGTGCCGCTGTGCTGCTGCTGGGGGTCGCAGCGTGGTTCCTCTCTCCCCCGATCGTGCGCATCCGCATGCGGGACGAATCCTGATGGACGACGCCCTGAGCCGCGTCCTCGACCCCGAGGATCCTGGTCCGTCGGCACGCCTCCCGCGTGGATCGTGGAAGCTCGCGGTGCGCCGCGCATGGCACGGCTTCATGCGGCATCGCGGCTACGACGCGGCCGCCGCGCTCACGTTCTTCACGACCGTCGCGACGTTCCCGGCAGCGCTCGCCTTCGTGTCGGCGTTCGCGCTCGTGGGCGATCGCGACCAGGCGGTCGCCGACATCGTCGCGATCGCGCACACACTCTTCCCGGAGCAGATCGCGGAGTCCTTCGCGGATCCCGTCGAGCAGCTCCTCAGCCTGCCCTACCCCGGCCTTGCGCTCGCGGCCGCGCTCCTCCTCCTGCTGTGGACCTCGTCCGGCTACGCGACGGGGTTCGGGCGCGCCGTCAATGCCGTCTACGAGGTGGAGGAGGGGCGCCCCTTCTGGCGGTTCCGCCTGCGGATGCTGCTCGTCGCCGCGCTGCTCATCGCCCTCATCGCCGCCATCGTCCTCACGCTTCTCACGACCCCGGAGGCAGCCTCAGACATCCTCGGTCGCCGCGACCTCGCCCCCGTGGTCGTGACCGTGTGGGCATGGATCCGCTGGCCCCTCACCCTCGTGCTCATGTGGCTGTTCGTGAGCGTGCTCTACGCCTTCACACCGAACGTGCGGCACCAGCGACTCGTGTGGGTGTCGGTCGGGTCGACCTTCGCGATCGCTGTCTGGATCCTCTGCACGATCGGCTACGCCATCTATGCGACGCTGCTCGGGGCGTACGGCGCCCTCTACGGATCGATCGGATCGCTGCTCGTCGCGCTTCTGTGGGCCTACCTCACGAACCTCGCGCTCGTCGCCGGCGCCGAACTCGACGCGGAGTTCGTGCGACTGCGGCAGCTCGCGCGAGGGCTCGCCGCCGAAGAGGTGATCCGCGTTCCCGTGCGGGACACCGCCCGCAACCACCTGCTCGCGCGGCAGCGGGAGGCGGATGTCGCCGACGCCCT from Salinibacterium sp. ZJ70 carries:
- the nadC gene encoding carboxylating nicotinate-nucleotide diphosphorylase, yielding MSAQIDDIIARALAEDAPWGDLTSEVFVPADAMATAQLVAREPGVLSGVEVVRRVFQLVDPDIRVETLARDGDAFDAGTVLANITGSARGVLRGERIALNLVQRMSGIATLTAHYVAAVDGTRARIVDTRKTTPGLRVLERQAVRDGGGRNHRFSLSDAVMAKDNHLAVLAAAGVPLGEAIRGARAQLGHTVHLEVEVDRLDQVEEVVDAGVDTIMLDNFTLDDLRAGVRLVAGRAVVEASGGVSLDTVRAIAETGVDVISVGALTHSARALDLGLDIGVSAA
- the nadB gene encoding L-aspartate oxidase; its protein translation is MRVIVVGTGIAGLIAAYRASAHHDVVLVTKAELAESNTKYAQGGIAAALAPGDSPERHIADTLAAGAGLCDPRAVEVLCTEGPARVRDLIALGVEFDRDRDGALARGHEAAHSQRRVLHAGGDATGLAIEVALLRAVRATAVEVHEHTVMSDLVLEETQGQPRVIGIDAMRVDGAAVRLLADAVIIASGGAGQLYRHTTNPRVATGDGIAAAWRAGAEIADAEFVQFHPTALAADGSPLISEAVRGEGAVLVDERGDRFMLAVHPDAELAPRDVVARGIAEAMARQGGRPVLLDATGVESARGAGYLAGRFPTLTRMTRAHGFDWTREAIPVTPAAHYEMGGIRTDLEGRTSVPGLFAIGEAACTGVHGANRLASNSLLESLVFAWRVVDALDAPHPGALVTERGVRVEAIPGRRPGEARRPRRAEIQDLMWQAVGLSRDAAGLVAAIRTLDAWEVVGDDIAAIEDRNLLDLARLTAHAALAREESRGAHHRVDHPDPENDERLARAWLHPARTLEGAVR
- a CDS encoding LysR family transcriptional regulator — its product is MDLDLQSVRIVRAIAEHGSISGAARALGYSQPAISQHLRRAEQRLGAPLVMRAGRGVRLTEPGAVLARHAVAITRALDAARGDLSDLVGLRTGTVRIAAFPTASSTIIPRLLRDLHDELPGLTVTYIEAEPPEALTMLRDASVDLAITFAYPGDRADPHRESEGPLETIPLFTEPVVIALPEHHPLASDGAPVELAKLGTERWIAGCPLCRGHLLAACEAVGVDPQIELETDNAVAVLNLVAADLGVALLPRLALATAAPPPGAVVRATAPSSDRSIQVVAQLGARRVPSIAAVLARIEQFSGDDWGLSSEMDPVASASVTPGVRRA
- a CDS encoding aminotransferase class V-fold PLP-dependent enzyme, whose translation is MTTALVPSASLAAAISEFGGPRGYVAAASIGIPPRRAVEALRADLDAWARADRDPQGYDAIAEATRAAYARLVGVPASRVAAGSQTSVQASLVAAAVPDGAEVLTVARDFSSIITPFQERGGVRVRSVPLEDLAASITDDTWMVVFSLVQSATGVVADVDAIREAATAHGAYTFCDVTQAAGVHPVDASLFDLTVCHTYKWLCSPRGVCFLTVTEELQRIIRPLQAGWYAGEHVWQSCYGPDITLASDARRFDVSPAWQAWVGAEQSIGLFADLDIREVWDHTAGLGELLCHELDLPVQRQAIISWPDPDGTQLATMIDAGIRISGRAGRARASFHIWNTEEDVTAIVRAVRG
- a CDS encoding cysteine desulfurase family protein; the encoded protein is MSAGLLYLDTAATTPVRREVLEAMLPFLTGGVHGIFGNPSSRHEVGRRAADALAEARAVVAEHLGCRASEVVFTSGGTEGANLAIKGVALGAPRGRHIVTSPLEHEAVHASIDYLVRRHGFSVTEVAVDADGRVDPEELSQAIRVDSSLVTIQHASNEIGTIQPIEALAAVARGAGVPFHTDAVQSAASLPVGLAALGTDAVSIAGHKIGAPRGIGAVALRAALPIEPLVHGGGQERGRRSGTENVAGAVGLATALQLAAAERKTAARIDARDALIDGVLALVPGALLTGSRRERLASHASFCFPGTAGEAVLLELESRGIACSSGSACSAEDDEPSRALLAIGLAPEVAQTAVRLTLPSEVDPDGARAIAREVGEAVRRVSRLG